Part of the Candidatus Fusobacterium pullicola genome, GCCGCTGGATATTTCTTTTCATCTACTAAGCTAACTCCCTTAGTATTAAAACATAGATGTACTTGATTAGTATCTCTAACTATTTTGTTCTCTCCAGCATTTATAGTATAACTATTATCTATTTTTCTATCTACTGGATAATCTGCTAATTTTCCAAATCCCTTTTCTAATAGTTCAAATACTCTATCACAATCCATTTTTCCAGCAACTGATATAACAATATTTGAAGCTCTATATTGATCTTTAAAATATTTTATAAATCTATCTCTATCTATTCCCTTTAAACTCTCTATTGTTCCTAATACTGTATTAGATTGTGTTCCAGTTACAGCATACTTTATATTTTCATCATGTATAGTTTCCTCTGGAATATCCTCATACATTCTTATTTCTTCTATTATTACATTTCTCTCTTTTTCTAAATTTTCCTCTGTAAAAGTAGAGTTTAAAAACATATCTGCTAATATATCTATACCCTTTTCTATCTTATTTGATAGCATCTGGATATAGTAACAAGTAGTATCTCTACTTGTATAAGCATTTATCATTCCACCTTCATTATCTACCTCTTCAGAGATATCTTTAGCACTTCTTGTAGTTGTCCCTTTGAACATCATATGCTCTATATAGTGTGAAACTCCACTCTCTTCTGGATACTCATCTCTTGATCCAGTTTTTACAAAAACTCCTAAACTTATAGTGTTAATACTCTCTATATTATCCATAAGTACAGGGATTCCATTACTTAATTTTTTTACATCAATACTCATATATTCACTCCATTTTTGATATTCTAGTATTCTGCTTTATTCATAAGATATATTCCAACAACTAAAAATATTATATTTGGAATCCATCCACCTACAAATGGATTTAAAAATCCATTTGAACTCATAGCTTCAAACGAAGCTTGTACAACATAGTATCCGTATCCAAGTAAGACACAAACTCCTAAACTTACTGCCGAAGTTCCCCTTACATATCTTCCGCCTAAAGCAAGTCCTAAAAATGAAATTACAAAACTTGCAAATGGGAAAGAGTATCTATTTGCTAATTCAACTAATAACTCTCTTGTATCTCCACCTATGCTCTTCATCTCTCTAATAGTCTTTTTTAACTCTTTTATTGTAAGTGTTCTAGGTTCAACTGTTAAAGTTATGAAATTTTCTGGATTATCTTTATATTTATTTTCTGAAAAATACTCCTTACTTTCAGATTTTTTATTATCATATCCATAATAGATATTAGCATCTTTTAATACCCATACTTTTTTTGTAAAATTGTATCTTCCTTGAGGGGCAGTTATTATTCTCTCTACTCTATTAAAATTTTCATTCATATCTATTATCTCTATATTTTCAGCTAATCCACTCTCTCTATTTATTTTTTGCATCAAATAGATATAGTTAGAATCCTCTCCTCTTAAGAAGGCATTTCTTTTTTCAACAGGAGCAACTCTTTTTTGTACCTCTCCACTTCTTAAATCTCTATTTATCTTTAAAGAGATAGGATACAAAGTATCATTTACAAAGAATACTACTCCAGATATTATACCTGAAATTATTATTGGGAATAAAACTATTCTCTTAAATTTTATTCCAGATGTTTTAAGAGATATTATTTCAAGATTTGAAGCCATACTACTTATTGTCATCATACTTCCCAATAGTATAGCTAGAGGAGCAACATCAATAAAAGTTCTAGGAAGAAGAGTTACTATATAATATACAGCATCACTTGGAGTAAATCTTCCATCACTCAGATATTTCACAACTCTAAAAAGCTGGCTAACTATAAATATTCCCATAAAAGCCATTAAGCTCAACATAAAGGATTTTATGAAATTTTTACTGATATATCTATCTATAATTCTCACTATATCACCTCTGCTTTTTTCTTATACATAAATAGAGTCAGTAGGAAAAGTATTATATTTGGTATCCATACTCCTATAAAAGCAGGAACTATTCCCTTTGTTGCCATTACCATTCCTACATTTAGGCAAGTGATATATGAAAATATTACTATTAGACTTAGAGCAAAATTAGCTCCCTTTCCACTTCTATGATGTCCTATAGATAGAAATACTCCCAATAGAGATAGCATAATTGTTGATAATGGTACTGCTAACTTTTTATTTATCTCTACTTTATATGGTATCTGTTCAGCTGGTGATTTGTCTTTCATCTCCTTTAAAAGTTTACCAATTCCCATAGCCTCTAAATCTTTTACCTTTATCTCTATCTCACTAAAGTAAGCGGCTAAAGGTATTCTCTTCTCATCAAACTCTCCTCTTAAAACCTCTTTTCCCTTATCATTGAAGTTATAAAATTTTGAGTTCTTTAATACCATTGCCGAATCTTTCCAATAAGCTTCCTCCCCAACTACAACTGTAGGAAATGGCTTATCTTCAGCTTTTTGAAATATTAAAATCCCCTTTGCAATCTTATCTTTTCCATCCATTCTATCTATATAAAGATTATACTCATCTACTTCATCAATAAATGTTTTCTCTTTTAACTGGAATACAGGATTTTCATAAGCTATCTTAGCAGTTAAAAACTGTAATTTAGTCATAGATCTTGGAATTATACTCTCTTGTAAAAAAAAGATAAAAAGTGTTATACAGCAAGCTGCTATAAAGACAGGCTTAACTATATCTTTTAAAGACATTCCAACTGCACTCATTGCTGTTGCCTCACTTGTTCTAGTAAACTTAGAAAATGTCAACATTATTCCTAAAAATATCCCCATCGGTATAGTTTGGGATAAAATTGGTGGAAGATAAAAAGACAAAATTCTTATTACATCTATGATCGAAATTCCTTTTACTATAATATTTTCCATCATAGCTACTATGATATCTATTAAAAATATAAATGTAAATAATGAAACTCCAAAGAGAACTGGTATCTTTATCTCATTTAAAAT contains:
- a CDS encoding insulinase family protein, yielding MSIDVKKLSNGIPVLMDNIESINTISLGVFVKTGSRDEYPEESGVSHYIEHMMFKGTTTRSAKDISEEVDNEGGMINAYTSRDTTCYYIQMLSNKIEKGIDILADMFLNSTFTEENLEKERNVIIEEIRMYEDIPEETIHDENIKYAVTGTQSNTVLGTIESLKGIDRDRFIKYFKDQYRASNIVISVAGKMDCDRVFELLEKGFGKLADYPVDRKIDNSYTINAGENKIVRDTNQVHLCFNTKGVSLVDEKKYPAAIISSVLGGNMSSRLFQKIREERGLAYSVYTYSSAFLEGGVFTVYAGTTHESYRDVIEIIKAEFEDIRENGITAYELQKSKNQFLSMLTFSLEGSKGKMNRMANSYLLYGEVIDIDTIINSIEKITLEDIKETAKIIFDEKYYSWTILGNV
- a CDS encoding LptF/LptG family permease encodes the protein MRIIDRYISKNFIKSFMLSLMAFMGIFIVSQLFRVVKYLSDGRFTPSDAVYYIVTLLPRTFIDVAPLAILLGSMMTISSMASNLEIISLKTSGIKFKRIVLFPIIISGIISGVVFFVNDTLYPISLKINRDLRSGEVQKRVAPVEKRNAFLRGEDSNYIYLMQKINRESGLAENIEIIDMNENFNRVERIITAPQGRYNFTKKVWVLKDANIYYGYDNKKSESKEYFSENKYKDNPENFITLTVEPRTLTIKELKKTIREMKSIGGDTRELLVELANRYSFPFASFVISFLGLALGGRYVRGTSAVSLGVCVLLGYGYYVVQASFEAMSSNGFLNPFVGGWIPNIIFLVVGIYLMNKAEY
- a CDS encoding LptF/LptG family permease, with the protein product MKLIDKYILNEIKIPVLFGVSLFTFIFLIDIIVAMMENIIVKGISIIDVIRILSFYLPPILSQTIPMGIFLGIMLTFSKFTRTSEATAMSAVGMSLKDIVKPVFIAACCITLFIFFLQESIIPRSMTKLQFLTAKIAYENPVFQLKEKTFIDEVDEYNLYIDRMDGKDKIAKGILIFQKAEDKPFPTVVVGEEAYWKDSAMVLKNSKFYNFNDKGKEVLRGEFDEKRIPLAAYFSEIEIKVKDLEAMGIGKLLKEMKDKSPAEQIPYKVEINKKLAVPLSTIMLSLLGVFLSIGHHRSGKGANFALSLIVIFSYITCLNVGMVMATKGIVPAFIGVWIPNIILFLLTLFMYKKKAEVI